The Deltaproteobacteria bacterium genome contains a region encoding:
- the mftC gene encoding mycofactocin radical SAM maturase (MftC is a radical SAM/SPASM enzyme that catalyzes the first two steps in biosynthesis of the electron carrier mycofactocin from the terminal Val-Tyr dipeptide of the precursor peptide MftA.): MARMGLRAPVNVTWEITQRCNLRCVHCLSDSGAGAEKELSAKECREIVDALTGIRVFQVNIGGGEPFIREDFMDLLAYCHEKGLVTCVSTNGLLIDDSLAKRLSQLEMLYLQVSLDGATAEVNDPIRGKGSYKRILEALECLSRHGVDFSVNAVLTRTNYPQLEELRTLAKDFGAELRVSRFRPSGRGKESRDWLAPDTRQLEAFAAWLEGHELVRTGDSFFCLTSENRRRKGLDMCGAAKMTCCISPAGDVYPCAFLQERPFLAGNVRENEFKDMWDHSLVFSRLRSLNVETCMDCPRFESCRGGCPAMAYHTYHDLNMPDPECLVNLNRGSPDIEPRNKEMLF, encoded by the coding sequence ATGGCCCGGATGGGCCTTCGGGCGCCGGTGAACGTCACCTGGGAGATCACCCAGAGATGCAATCTTCGTTGTGTTCATTGCCTTTCGGATTCAGGGGCTGGCGCTGAAAAGGAATTGTCCGCCAAAGAGTGCCGAGAGATTGTGGATGCGTTGACCGGGATTCGAGTGTTCCAGGTCAATATCGGCGGCGGGGAGCCCTTTATCCGGGAAGATTTCATGGATCTTTTGGCCTACTGTCATGAAAAAGGGCTGGTGACCTGTGTGAGCACCAACGGCCTATTGATCGATGATTCCCTGGCCAAGAGGTTGTCTCAACTGGAAATGTTGTATCTGCAGGTGAGTCTGGACGGGGCCACGGCCGAAGTAAACGATCCCATTCGGGGCAAAGGATCCTACAAACGGATTCTGGAAGCCCTGGAATGCCTCTCACGCCATGGGGTAGATTTTAGCGTTAATGCTGTCCTGACCAGGACCAATTACCCCCAATTGGAGGAACTCAGAACCCTGGCAAAAGACTTCGGGGCGGAACTCCGGGTTTCCCGGTTTCGCCCCTCCGGGAGGGGCAAGGAAAGCCGAGATTGGCTTGCACCGGATACCCGACAACTGGAGGCCTTTGCCGCGTGGCTGGAAGGGCACGAATTGGTGCGCACCGGGGATTCGTTTTTCTGTCTCACCTCGGAGAACCGGCGTAGGAAGGGGCTGGATATGTGCGGGGCCGCCAAGATGACCTGCTGCATTTCGCCGGCAGGGGACGTGTATCCTTGCGCGTTTTTGCAGGAGAGACCTTTTTTGGCAGGCAATGTCCGAGAGAATGAATTTAAGGATATGTGGGACCATTCTCTGGTTTTCTCCAGACTTCGCAGCTTGAATGTAGAGACCTGCATGGATTGCCCCCGGTTTGAGTCCTGCCGGGGGGGATGTCCCGCTATGGCCTACCACACCTATCACGATCTCAACATGCCGGATCCGGAATGCCTGGTGAATCTGAACCGGGGCTCACCGGATATCGAACCCCGGAATAAGGAAATGCTCTTTTAG
- a CDS encoding FAD-dependent oxidoreductase, translating into MFDHLFTPLTLGSVSLPNRICFPAHRTNFARQARLDERHVAYYRRRARGGTGLIIVGELSIHSQDGPWEAMIAAHNSEVVQDYVRLTQAVHAFDTPVFAQLRHHGFQSSGAITRHAVWGPSAIADIVFGETAKAMESEDMAVVAEAFTRAAVLARDGGFDGVEIDMGSESLLRQFLSPLSNLRQDEYGGSPENRMRFPLEVVHAVRNAVGPDFAVGVGLCADERFWGAITLDESREFAKSMEATQEVDFIHVTVGTYYNLHLSMASGYTPAGFALGEVDRIHNAVSIPVIAGHQIDFPEMAEEVLAQGRADAVGLIRQLICDPDAPNKAREGELQAIRHCVRDNKGCIGRINQSKALGCTQNPDVGYEENRKSEIGDRKFKTPKRILVVGAGPAGLEAARTAAEKGHEVTVYEKEPVIGGQINLAAKGAGRAGLEEIIRYLRHALGQLRVPIYTGELVTPERVYSLDPDAVIIATGSRPIQYPVPGRYGPPSVLNVWDVLEGWYPVEERVLFIDENGGHHATATAEVLADQGKRVDMVTSDLFIGMELAPLGDLYLTRQRLLQKGVRFIPDVVVDEIQDHWVKARNVYTHETVFFEDYPSIVLDMGNEVDDALYRQLKGRVKALYRVGDCVAPRGIDMAIFEGRSMGERL; encoded by the coding sequence GTGTTTGATCATCTCTTTACCCCCCTCACGCTGGGTAGCGTATCCCTGCCCAACCGCATCTGTTTTCCGGCCCACCGGACCAACTTTGCGCGGCAAGCCCGTCTGGATGAGCGTCATGTGGCCTACTATCGACGGAGGGCCCGAGGCGGGACTGGCCTGATCATCGTAGGAGAGCTCTCCATCCATTCCCAGGACGGTCCCTGGGAGGCCATGATTGCGGCCCACAATTCTGAGGTGGTTCAGGATTACGTAAGACTCACCCAGGCGGTTCACGCCTTTGACACCCCGGTTTTTGCCCAGCTCAGGCATCACGGGTTTCAAAGCAGTGGCGCGATTACCCGGCATGCGGTATGGGGGCCTTCGGCCATAGCGGATATCGTTTTTGGGGAGACGGCCAAGGCCATGGAGTCCGAAGACATGGCCGTGGTGGCGGAGGCCTTTACCCGGGCGGCTGTTTTGGCCAGAGACGGTGGTTTTGACGGTGTTGAGATCGACATGGGCTCTGAATCTCTCCTGCGGCAGTTTCTCTCCCCGCTCAGCAACCTGCGCCAGGATGAGTACGGGGGAAGTCCGGAAAACCGAATGCGTTTCCCCCTGGAGGTGGTCCACGCCGTCCGGAATGCAGTGGGTCCGGATTTCGCTGTTGGGGTGGGTTTGTGTGCAGATGAAAGGTTTTGGGGGGCCATTACCCTGGATGAATCCAGGGAGTTTGCCAAGAGTATGGAAGCCACCCAAGAAGTGGATTTCATCCATGTGACGGTAGGTACCTATTATAATCTTCATCTTTCCATGGCCTCCGGGTATACGCCGGCCGGCTTCGCTCTGGGCGAGGTCGATAGGATCCATAATGCCGTGAGCATTCCGGTTATAGCGGGTCACCAGATTGATTTCCCTGAAATGGCCGAGGAGGTGTTGGCCCAAGGCCGTGCTGACGCGGTCGGATTGATTCGCCAGCTGATCTGTGATCCGGATGCACCCAACAAGGCCCGGGAAGGAGAGCTCCAAGCTATCCGGCATTGTGTCCGGGACAACAAAGGATGCATCGGCCGCATCAACCAGTCCAAAGCTCTTGGCTGCACCCAGAATCCGGACGTGGGGTATGAGGAAAATCGGAAGTCGGAGATAGGAGATCGGAAATTCAAAACCCCCAAGCGGATCCTGGTGGTGGGTGCTGGACCGGCAGGCCTGGAAGCGGCCCGTACTGCGGCTGAAAAAGGGCACGAGGTAACAGTGTATGAAAAGGAGCCCGTTATTGGAGGTCAGATCAACCTTGCGGCGAAAGGCGCCGGCAGAGCGGGTCTGGAAGAAATTATACGCTATCTGCGCCATGCATTGGGTCAGCTTCGGGTTCCCATTTATACGGGCGAATTGGTGACCCCGGAGCGGGTTTACAGCCTGGACCCGGATGCGGTGATTATAGCCACGGGATCGAGACCCATCCAATACCCCGTACCCGGGCGTTACGGGCCTCCCTCGGTGCTCAATGTATGGGACGTATTGGAGGGCTGGTATCCGGTTGAAGAAAGAGTCCTTTTTATTGACGAGAATGGGGGGCATCATGCCACCGCCACCGCAGAAGTCCTGGCCGATCAGGGCAAAAGGGTGGATATGGTGACCAGCGATCTTTTTATCGGCATGGAGCTGGCCCCCTTAGGCGATCTCTACCTGACCCGGCAGCGTCTTCTTCAAAAAGGAGTGCGCTTTATTCCAGATGTGGTGGTGGATGAAATCCAGGACCACTGGGTTAAGGCGAGGAACGTGTATACCCATGAAACCGTCTTTTTTGAAGACTACCCGAGCATTGTCCTGGATATGGGAAACGAGGTCGATGATGCCCTCTACCGGCAATTGAAGGGCCGGGTGAAGGCCCTTTACCGGGTGGGGGATTGTGTGGCGCCCCGGGGAATCGATATGGCCATTTTTGAAGGCAGAAGCATGGGAGAGAGACTGTGA